The sequence below is a genomic window from bacterium 336/3.
ATTCTTGTTTCATGTTTCTTGGCTCTTGTTTCCTCATTCTTAAATCTAAAAAACTATGCCTCGCAAAAAGAAAACAGAAGAAACGGAAAACCAACTCCCCAAAGTTCATAAAGAATTAGAAGGTTTTGATATAAAAATCAATGCTTTTGGAGAAATTGTTTCCTCACTTGATATTGAAAAAATCAATGAGTTTTTGAATAAGAATGTAGATGATAAAAAATTAAAGCATCTCAAAAAAGGAAAAGATGATAAAAAAAATACCTGATTTAGTACAAATTTCATTGATTACAGTTTTACTAGCCGTTTTATTAGCTCTTGATGATTTTGTACTTGCTAGTCCCTTATTACACGAATACAAATGGTATTTGCTTTTGTTTTTTGCTGTACAATCTATATTGACCACATTTATAACAAGCCAAGGACTTACAAAAGACCCCGAATATTTTCAAGGTTTCTTTTTTTCTGCAATGCTTGTAAGAATGTTTTTAAGTATTGGTGTGATATTTTTTGCTGTTTATCAAGGGGTTATCAGTCCTTTTTTGTTTGTAGGCACATTTTTTATTTTATATTTTTGCTTTGTATCGTTTGAAATTTATTCGTTATTATATAACTTGCGAGCCAATTCAGGAAAAAGCCCTGAAGAAGAGCAACAAGCCCAAAATTTAAACTTTTAATTCTGTCTCAATATATAGATATGTACGCTGCTATTCGCTTGTTTTTAGTTGGTATTTTGCTTACTTTTTCGCTTAATACTTTTGCCCAACACGAAGAAAAAGAATTTAATGCTGGAGATTTGATTCTTCATCACATTGCTGACTCTCATGAGTGGCATTTTGCAACTGCTGGTGAAACTCATATCACACTTCCTTTGCCTGTAATCCTTTATACAGATAATGGTCTTGATATATTTTCTTCTTCAGAATTTCATCATGCAGAGAAAAAAGAAATCACAAATGAAAAGGGAGAAAAAGAACACGCTGTAGTTCTTAAAAGAGAAAAAGGTACTTATGTGATGACTCATGACCACATAACTTTAGAAAATGGTGGAAAATTATATGACTTTTCCGTTACTAAAAATGTAGCTTCTTTATTTATAAGTGCTATTTTACTTTTAGTAGTATTCTTTAGTGTTGCTGGTGCTTACAAGAAAAATGCTGGTAAAGCTCCTAAAGGAATGCAATCCTTCTTTGAGCCTATTTTTGTATTTATTCGTGATGAAATTGCTGTCCCAAATATTGGTAAAAAACATGAGCGTTTCATGCCGTATTTAATGACTGTATTCTTCTTCATTTGGTTTAACAACTTATTAGGCTTGATGCCTGGTGGAGCTAACCTTACAGGAAATATAGCTGTTACATTTACTTTAGCTATCTTAACACTTGTTGTTACTTTATTTAGCTCAAATAAATACTACTGGCAACACATCTTCAATACTCCTGGTGTACCTTGGTGGTTAAAAACTTTGGTGCCTATTATGCCTCTTGTAGAATTGATTGGTGTATTTACGAAGCCATTCTCTTTAATGGTTCGTCTTTTTGCAAACATCACCGCAGGACACATCATTATTTTGAGTTTACTTTCACTAATATTTTTGTTTAAGAGTTATGCAGTAGCTCCTGTAAGTGTGGCATTTGCTGTAGTAATGAACTGCTTAGAATTATTTGTAGCTCTTTTACAAGCTTATGTATTTACCTTACTTTCAGCGATGTATTTTGGTGGAGCAGTAGAAGAACATCATCATGAGGAACATCACCATGATGGCAAACACGAAGTACATCACGCATAAAAATATAGGATGAATATTGTAGTTGAGCAATTTTTCTTTGAAGATTGGGGAAGTAATAGTACATGGGGAATTGTTTTGGCAGAAAGTCCAAATTGGGTACTTATTCAAACTTTACCATTAGACTATATTATAGATGGCTTCAAAGTTTTAAATAAAAATGAAATCGTTAAAAGAGAACGTGATTCAGAAGCTTATCAAATAGAGCGTGTTCTCAAATTAAAAAAATATGAGTCTCAAATACCTCAAAATTTCACTTTTGGAACAACCCAAGAGATTATGAAATGGGTAGAAGATAATTATGAAATAGTTGGTTTTCAAGATGATATAGAAGGTGAAACCTTTTTTGGGAAAATACGAGAAGTAAAGCAAGAGGAAGATACTTTTTTTATTAGTTCTATTGACCCACAAGGCTTACTTGATAGTGAATTTGACTACGAATTTAGTTTTGATACAGTAAGAGTCATTAGTTTTGGTGATGATTACTTCAATTCTTTGAAATTACTTTGGAAAGATAATATAAACGACAGACGATAATATAATTTAAAACCTTTTTGTTTAACCCTTAATTTCAATTTTTATGTTACAACTTTTAGTGCTTTTAGCAGAGATTGCAGGTATCGGAGCTGGTTTAGCTGCTGGTTTGGCTGTATTAGGTGCTGGTTTGGGTATCGGTCGTATCGGTGGTCAGGCTATGGACGCTATTGCTCGTCAACCTGAAGCAAGTGGCAAAATCCAAGGTGCTATGATCGTTGCTGCTGCCTTGATTGAAGGTGCTGCTCTATTCGGCGTAGTAGTTGGTTTGTTAATGGCTTTGAAAGTAGCCTAAGCACACACAAAACTTCTGTTTTAGCGATTGGCTAAAGCAGAAGTTTTTACAGTTTAACATTAGAAATTAGGAGTTATTATTATTCAATAATTTTACAATTTACGCTACTCATTATGTTACTTAATCTTATTACCCCAGAACTTGGTTTAATTTTTTGGCAAGCCATAGTCTTTTTACTTTTGCTATTTGTATTGGGTAAATTTGCATGGAAGCCTATTTTACAAGGTATCAAAGAACGTGAAGCTTCTATTACTGATGCTCTTGCTTCTGCCGAAAAAGCAAAATCAGAAATGGCTAAAATTTCTGCTGATAACGAAAAACTTTTGAACCAAGCTCGTGCAGAAAAAGATGAAATGCTTAAAAAAGCTCAACAAACAGCCAAAGAATTGGTAGAGGAAGCAAAAGAAAATGCAACAAAAGAAGCTAATAAAATTTTAGAGGAAGCTCGTCAGCTTATCAGTAGTGAGAAGAAATCCGCAATGGCTGAAATGAAGAAAGAAATTTCAAAGCTTTCTTTAGAAATTGCTGGCAAACTTATCAGAAAAGAGCTTTCAAACAATGATGCTCAAAAAACATTAGCAGAACAACTTCTTAACGAAATTAAGTCTAACTAAGCAATATGGTCAGTAGTATGTCAGAACGTCGTGTAGCTATTCGCTACGCACAGTCTATCTTAGATTTAGCTCATGAAAGAGGCTCATTAGATGAAGTGTATAATGATATGGAGTTTTTTGAAAAAACTCTTGATGAAAACCCTCATTTAAAAGCTGTTATGCGTAACCCTATCATGTATAGTTATGATAAGCAGGTTATTTTAAAGAAAATATTTACTGGGAAATTAAGCTCTCTTACAATGAGTTTTTTTGAAATTATTGCAAGAAAGAACAGAGAAGAAGTTTTGTACGCAGCAGCTAGAGAATTTGAAACACTTTACGAAAATTTTAAAGGCATTTTAAGAGTAACTCTTACTTCTGCTGCACCTATTACAGATGATTTTCGTAGTAAAGTTATCAAACTGATTGAACAATCTACTGGAAAGACTATCAAACTCAAAGAAAGAGTGAATCCTGATTTGATTGGTGGTTTTACAATCACATTCGATAACGATAAGCAAATTGATGCTTCTGTTAGAACTAAAATGAAACTGATAGCAAAAGAATTTTCATTATAATAAAAAAGGTCTGAACTCAATTCAGACCTTTTTTATTACTTTAATTTCTGTAAGTCCATGTATAATTAGCTGTAAGAGGAACAGGAATTGGTAGTTGAGGAATGTTGATATTTTGTTGTAATGAACCTTTTAAAATGAGTTCAGTTGTTGTAATCTTTTCAATATTGATGCTTGTCGGAACAGTTATCCCAAAAACAGATAAAGATGCCTGTATTTCAGGACTTAGCAAACCATCTGTACTTGAAATTTCTATTTTTTTACTATCAGAACTTAATGTATAAGTCTGTCTATTTCTTTCTGTAAGCAAGCCTGTATTTACATCTCTGGTATAAAAAATAACTATGTTATCTTTTGTAAATTCCACAGCTGTTGAGTCCGTATTTACAATCTGAGCATCTGAAAAACCAAAGGTATTTACATTATAATTCAGATTCACCCCTATCCAGATATGAGCAGTTAATAAATCTTTGGGTGTAGGCTCTGATTTCTTTTTACAAGAAAATGTGAAAATAGCTACTAATACTAAAAATTTCAAAATGAGGTTAATTTTCATATAGTTTTATTTAAAAATAATAGCCAATTTCGGTAATTTCTATAGTTTTTCAAAATTTTTTATCTTTATAAAAAATACGCCTTTCAGCGTATAGGTTATATGATGCTTTTTATCCAATTTTCTTATCCCAAACACTCTAAAACTTACTACCTATGATACGCATTGCAGTTGTTGAGGATAATTATAAACTACTTCAAAATCTTTTAGAGAGGATTGTACGCTACGACACTTTAGAAGTAGTATTTACAGCCTCAAATGGGAAAGAAGTTCTTGAAAAATTAGAGAAAACTACATTGGATAATATTCCTGAAGTGATTTTGATGGATATTGAAATGGATAAGATGAATGGAATTGAAGCAACTGCCCGTCTCAAAGAGCGATTTCCACAAATAGAAGTTTTGATGCTAACAGTTTTTGACAATGATGAAAAAATTTTTGAGGCTATCAAATCAGGAGCTGGAGGCTATTTACTTAAAGATGAGAAAATTGAGAAAATCTTTGAAGCTATTGAAATTCTAAAAGCTGGAGGCTCTTTAATGTCTCCTTCCATAGCCCGAAAAGCTCTTAACTTTTTTAGTGTTTCTCCACCACAAGCAAAAAAAACACAGCAAGAAACAAGCCTTACCAATAGGGAAATGGAGATTTTGCAGTTAGTAATAGAAGGCATTTCATATCCTGAAATTGGTGAACGTCTCTTTATTAGCTATGGAACTGTAAGAACACATGTAAAAAATATATTTGAGAAACTTCACGTAAAAAACAAACAAGAAGCTACTAAAATAGCTATTGAAAAAAAATGGTTTTGGTGATTATTATATTCTTTTTCACTGACTTAACTCATAGAGCATATTGAAAATCTTATGTAGCTTTAACACAAAGAAACACCAAACTTTATGCTCGATTTATCAAATCAAAAAGGACTGATTGTTGGAGTAGCCAACGACAAATCAATTGCTTATGGATGTGCCAAAACTTTAGCTCAACATGGAGCAAGTTTAGCCATTACTTATCTCAACGAAAAGGCTGAAAAGTTTGTGCGACCACTTGCAGAGGAAGTAAATGCTGAAATTATTGCTCAGATGGATGTACAAAATGAGCAGGAAGTCGTTAAAGTTTTTGAGGAAATTAAGCAGAAATGGGGCAAATTGGATTTTCTTATTCATTCAATAGCTTTTGCTCCTCTCGAAGATTTAAAAGGAAGATTGCTTGATTGCTCTTTAGAAGGCTTTAAATTGGCAATGGATGTGAGTTGCCACTCATTTATTAGGCTGGCTCATCACTCAGAACCTCTTTTGTCTGTAGGGCAAGGCTCTTTACTTGCTATGAGTTATTATGGTTCAGAAAAAGTAGTTCAGAGCTACGCTATTATGGGACCTGTAAAAGCAGCCTTAGAAAGTGCTGTCAGGTATTTGGCATTTGAGTTGGGCGAAAAAGGTATCAATGTCAATGCTATTTCGCCAGGCACAATTGCTACAAGAGCAGCAGGAGGCTTAGCAAATTTTGATGAATTAATGAAAAAAACAGAAGAAACCACCCCTCTCAAACGATTGCCTACTATTGAAGATGTAGGTAAAATGGCAGCTTTTTTAGTTTCTGAAGAAGCTCAATACATTACTGGAGATGTATTTTATGTAGATGGTGGCTATCATATTATGGGTGTTTAAAAATTTGATTTTCTCTTAACATCCTTGTTATTCAAAATTGTATATTTGTATCAACTAACTTTTCATAGAAATGGAAACTAAAAGCACTAAAACTACTAAAAAAGATTCTTCTGTCAATGGAAGTAACAACCATACCAAAGAATCAAATGAAAGAGAATTGACTCCTTTTGGCAATTTCTTTAATAGTTCTTTCTTTGAAAAATGGCAAGAACAATGGAGTGAAAAATTTAATTCTTCTAAAAAAGCAAATTCAAATCCATTTGAACTATTTTCAGCTTCGCAGTTTGGTGAGTGGCAACAATGGTGGCAAGATTTGAGCAAGGCTTTTATGGAAAAAAGCTCAGAGGAAGTAAATAAATCTATCCAAAATTATTTGGATAGTGCTGATTTACAAAAACCTATCCGCAATACTGCTGACGCAGTTTTGGAAATGTCTCAACATCTTTTGGATTTCAAAGAGTTTATGGATTATGCGACAGTAGCTCTGAATAAAAAACCAGAATGGACTACTCCCAATGTGGTAGTTGGCAAACTTAAATGCTTTGATTTGAGGCAGTTCTCTCCTATCATAGACAAAACAAAGTCTGCTACTTTGGTACTTCCTCCATTTGCAGGACATTATTCCACCATTGCAGATTTTTCAGAAAAACAAAGTTTAATACGCCACTTGATGGATTATGGCATTCCAAATGTGTACAGTTTGGATTATCATAGTGCCACTAAAGAAATGCAATATTATGATATTGATGATTATTTGGCTCAAGTAGATGTATTTGTAGATGATATTGGTGATAATGTGAATTTGATTGGCTTGTGTCAAGGTGGTTGGTTTGGCTCTATTTATACAGCTCGCTTCCCTCAAAAAGTAAAAACTTTGGTAATTGCAGGCTCTCCATTCGATACCAAAGCTGGAGATGGACACCTTGAAAATACGGTTGATAATGCCAATCCTACATTTTTTAAGAATTTAGTGAAAAT
It includes:
- a CDS encoding ATP synthase F0 subunit A, coding for MYAAIRLFLVGILLTFSLNTFAQHEEKEFNAGDLILHHIADSHEWHFATAGETHITLPLPVILYTDNGLDIFSSSEFHHAEKKEITNEKGEKEHAVVLKREKGTYVMTHDHITLENGGKLYDFSVTKNVASLFISAILLLVVFFSVAGAYKKNAGKAPKGMQSFFEPIFVFIRDEIAVPNIGKKHERFMPYLMTVFFFIWFNNLLGLMPGGANLTGNIAVTFTLAILTLVVTLFSSNKYYWQHIFNTPGVPWWLKTLVPIMPLVELIGVFTKPFSLMVRLFANITAGHIIILSLLSLIFLFKSYAVAPVSVAFAVVMNCLELFVALLQAYVFTLLSAMYFGGAVEEHHHEEHHHDGKHEVHHA
- a CDS encoding ATP synthase F0 subunit C, translating into MLQLLVLLAEIAGIGAGLAAGLAVLGAGLGIGRIGGQAMDAIARQPEASGKIQGAMIVAAALIEGAALFGVVVGLLMALKVA
- a CDS encoding ATP F0F1 synthase subunit B (Produces ATP from ADP in the presence of a proton gradient across the membrane. Subunit B is part of the membrane proton channel.) translates to MLLNLITPELGLIFWQAIVFLLLLFVLGKFAWKPILQGIKEREASITDALASAEKAKSEMAKISADNEKLLNQARAEKDEMLKKAQQTAKELVEEAKENATKEANKILEEARQLISSEKKSAMAEMKKEISKLSLEIAGKLIRKELSNNDAQKTLAEQLLNEIKSN
- a CDS encoding short-chain dehydrogenase codes for the protein MLDLSNQKGLIVGVANDKSIAYGCAKTLAQHGASLAITYLNEKAEKFVRPLAEEVNAEIIAQMDVQNEQEVVKVFEEIKQKWGKLDFLIHSIAFAPLEDLKGRLLDCSLEGFKLAMDVSCHSFIRLAHHSEPLLSVGQGSLLAMSYYGSEKVVQSYAIMGPVKAALESAVRYLAFELGEKGINVNAISPGTIATRAAGGLANFDELMKKTEETTPLKRLPTIEDVGKMAAFLVSEEAQYITGDVFYVDGGYHIMGV